The following proteins come from a genomic window of Methanosarcina sp. MTP4:
- a CDS encoding DUF1894 domain-containing protein produces MVCLSDLDFELLLKNATLKECEKTVKDNSEEVYLVPGGYKVKDLPLMGEVAPVGFSGDDIIFQYIKPCFGLFVLRLRNEAKEIKKLKAQYSKDKDVKKIK; encoded by the coding sequence ATGGTATGTTTAAGCGATCTGGACTTTGAACTTCTCCTGAAGAATGCCACACTCAAGGAGTGTGAAAAAACCGTAAAGGATAATTCTGAAGAAGTTTACCTTGTACCCGGCGGATACAAGGTAAAAGACCTCCCTCTCATGGGAGAGGTAGCCCCTGTGGGGTTTTCAGGAGACGACATAATATTTCAGTATATAAAACCCTGCTTCGGCTTGTTTGTCCTGAGGCTTAGAAACGAAGCAAAAGAGATCAAAAAGCTGAAAGCCCAGTACAGCAAAGACAAAGACGTCAAAAAAATAAAATGA